In the Flavobacterium pallidum genome, one interval contains:
- a CDS encoding DUF7619 domain-containing protein: MKKNYTPFLLALLFSVLQFSGLMARDKTVSGPVEFFVTGIYLDVNPVGLSPGDNIAYTFHIVNNGPVPMTITLTDPLVGMDNLDMQTLYPGDSRNFNSNYIINQNDIDAGFVENTATIHVSTQDGADFDMSSDDGDPSNGDSNPTITLLTPPQNISSLQLIKTAAVNGNGQAGDLITYYFTVTNTGTTTISNLAINDALTGSILVPVTPSTLLPGQTAFLATAYIITDANVNAGFVINSAAVIGTDPAGNQVTDVSDEGNPENGNDNPTVTMLNQAPAPELSMMMTTYQNGNEIVMTYDITNTGMVTLYNVTLSTAIPQGMVLDNNGVVGTLLPGVVTSLTGHYIVTEQDIANGALDFVSTVDGYDVTGQTLLATQTNIITITVFPSGGIRLKAFVDANGNNIKDDGEAAFSLGQFRYVKNDTEDQQYIYPYLGEALIYGSSMDSYDVYFEIDPQYASLYTLTTASYENITPSSDTTYYFPVTAVSASYDLKVSLLQAGFPPRPGFEYQNLVEYTNNGSQAIASGTVFFNADGLTTVTAVSEPGAIVSASGFTYNFTDLQPFETRYMYVMMQVPPIPEVDLGQLLTNTVSGNISENDAFPYNNSDFSTAMIVGSWDPNDKTEKHGGKILFSGFSADDTLTYTIQFENTGTANAQNVSITDTLDAMLDENTVRMVGASAPYVLERNGNELTWKFTAIDLPPSEENTTIGHGYVTFEVKPEPGFELGDIIPNTASIYFDFNPAIVTNTFQTEFVSQLGVNDVSETDFRVYPNPAKDKVSVSMTGSKMIKSLELMDISGKSLLSENINANRAEMNLSGMSAGIYLLKLKSENGVETLKLIKQ, translated from the coding sequence ATGAAAAAAAACTACACTCCGTTTCTGCTTGCGCTTCTCTTCTCCGTACTTCAATTTTCAGGCCTGATGGCGCGTGATAAAACCGTATCCGGCCCTGTAGAATTTTTCGTAACCGGTATTTACCTGGATGTGAATCCGGTTGGGCTGAGTCCGGGCGACAATATCGCTTATACGTTTCACATTGTCAATAACGGTCCGGTTCCAATGACGATAACATTGACTGATCCGCTGGTGGGAATGGATAATTTAGACATGCAAACGTTGTATCCCGGTGACAGCAGGAATTTCAACTCGAATTATATTATCAACCAGAATGATATCGATGCAGGCTTTGTGGAGAATACTGCTACGATCCATGTCTCTACTCAGGATGGTGCTGATTTCGACATGAGTTCGGACGACGGCGATCCTTCAAACGGCGACAGCAACCCGACGATCACTTTGCTTACGCCACCGCAGAACATTTCTTCGCTCCAGCTTATAAAAACAGCCGCTGTTAATGGAAATGGCCAGGCAGGTGATCTCATCACGTATTACTTTACGGTAACCAATACGGGAACTACCACCATCAGTAACCTTGCCATCAATGACGCGTTGACGGGTTCGATTCTTGTTCCTGTGACACCGTCAACATTGCTTCCCGGGCAGACGGCTTTCCTTGCCACGGCTTATATTATTACCGATGCGAATGTAAATGCAGGTTTTGTAATCAATTCTGCGGCTGTAATCGGAACGGATCCGGCAGGAAACCAGGTTACAGATGTTTCAGATGAGGGGAATCCTGAAAACGGGAATGACAACCCCACGGTTACAATGCTCAATCAGGCCCCGGCCCCGGAACTGTCTATGATGATGACTACCTATCAAAATGGTAATGAAATCGTTATGACATACGATATAACCAATACAGGAATGGTTACGCTTTACAATGTGACGCTCAGCACTGCGATTCCACAGGGTATGGTGTTAGACAATAACGGAGTTGTAGGGACATTGCTGCCCGGAGTTGTAACGAGCCTGACAGGCCATTATATTGTTACGGAACAGGATATTGCCAATGGCGCACTGGATTTTGTTTCAACGGTAGACGGCTACGATGTCACGGGGCAAACATTGCTGGCAACGCAGACTAACATCATTACCATCACGGTGTTTCCTTCCGGCGGCATCAGGCTGAAGGCTTTTGTGGATGCCAATGGCAATAACATCAAAGATGATGGGGAAGCTGCATTTTCATTAGGACAATTCCGTTATGTTAAAAACGACACAGAAGATCAGCAATACATCTACCCGTATTTGGGAGAGGCGTTGATTTATGGTTCGTCCATGGACTCTTATGATGTTTATTTTGAAATTGATCCTCAATATGCTTCATTGTACACGCTAACAACAGCGTCATATGAAAATATTACACCCAGCAGTGATACCACGTATTATTTTCCGGTAACAGCCGTGTCTGCATCATATGATTTGAAAGTCAGTTTGCTACAGGCTGGATTTCCGCCGAGACCGGGATTTGAATACCAGAATCTTGTTGAATATACCAACAACGGCAGCCAGGCCATTGCTTCGGGCACCGTATTTTTTAATGCTGACGGATTGACAACTGTCACAGCGGTTTCTGAGCCGGGTGCCATTGTTTCTGCTTCAGGGTTTACCTATAATTTTACAGACCTTCAGCCTTTCGAAACCCGCTATATGTATGTAATGATGCAGGTTCCGCCAATCCCTGAGGTGGATTTAGGGCAATTACTTACCAATACCGTAAGCGGGAACATTTCTGAAAATGATGCTTTTCCATACAACAACAGCGATTTTTCAACGGCAATGATTGTGGGTTCGTGGGACCCGAATGATAAAACTGAAAAACATGGCGGGAAAATCCTTTTCTCTGGTTTTTCTGCGGATGATACCCTTACCTACACAATCCAGTTTGAGAATACCGGAACCGCCAATGCGCAAAATGTTTCCATAACCGATACCCTTGATGCGATGTTGGATGAGAATACCGTCCGTATGGTTGGCGCTTCCGCGCCCTATGTGCTGGAACGCAACGGGAACGAACTGACATGGAAGTTTACAGCAATTGATTTGCCACCATCAGAAGAAAATACCACAATAGGGCATGGTTATGTCACTTTTGAAGTGAAACCGGAACCAGGTTTTGAATTGGGTGATATCATCCCGAATACCGCATCTATTTATTTTGATTTTAACCCTGCTATTGTTACAAATACTTTCCAGACGGAATTTGTGTCGCAGCTCGGTGTTAACGACGTAAGTGAAACAGATTTTAGGGTATATCCAAATCCGGCGAAAGATAAAGTGTCGGTTTCAATGACCGGAAGCAAAATGATAAAGTCTTTGGAGCTGATGGATATTTCAGGAAAAAGCCTGTTGTCTGAAAATATCAATGCCAATCGTGCTGAGATGAATCTTTCAGGAATGTCTGCCGG
- a CDS encoding TatD family hydrolase — protein sequence MLLTDTHAHIYSEEFADDRDAMMQRAFESGVKRIFVPSIGSSYTDKMYAMEAQYPESVFLMMGLHPTYVKENFEAELQHVEHELSRRKFAAIGEIGIDLYWDKSTLDIQKIAFRRQIQWAKQYKLPINIHCREAFDEIFEILEEEKSRELWGIFHCFAGDYQQALQAISLNMKLGIGGVVTFKNGKIDQFLNQIDISNIVLETDAPYLAPVPFRGKRNESSYISNVVAKLSEIYGLPAGDIAHITTENSKAVFGI from the coding sequence ATGCTCCTTACCGACACCCACGCCCATATTTACAGCGAAGAATTTGCCGACGACCGCGACGCGATGATGCAACGCGCGTTTGAATCCGGTGTGAAGCGTATTTTCGTGCCATCAATCGGTTCGTCATACACTGACAAAATGTATGCGATGGAAGCGCAATATCCAGAGTCCGTTTTCCTGATGATGGGTCTGCACCCGACGTATGTCAAAGAAAACTTCGAAGCTGAATTACAGCATGTGGAACATGAACTTTCCCGTCGGAAGTTCGCTGCCATAGGCGAAATCGGGATCGACCTGTATTGGGACAAATCGACCTTAGACATCCAGAAAATCGCTTTCCGCAGGCAGATCCAATGGGCGAAACAGTACAAATTGCCCATCAACATTCATTGCCGCGAAGCTTTTGATGAAATTTTCGAAATCCTTGAAGAAGAAAAATCTCGGGAATTATGGGGGATCTTCCATTGCTTCGCCGGAGATTATCAACAGGCGCTGCAAGCCATTTCACTGAATATGAAACTCGGGATCGGCGGTGTGGTCACTTTTAAAAACGGAAAAATCGACCAATTCCTGAACCAGATCGACATCAGCAATATCGTTTTGGAAACCGATGCGCCATACCTCGCTCCGGTACCTTTCCGCGGCAAGCGCAACGAAAGCAGTTACATCAGCAATGTAGTGGCAAAGCTTTCAGAAATTTACGGACTTCCGGCAGGCGACATCGCCCACATTACTACAGAAAATTCGAAAGCTGTTTTTGGGATTTAA
- a CDS encoding retropepsin-like aspartic protease — MKDLHDILKQEKYKKIKFRITKTQHLLIKAKINGVAGNFILDTGASNSCVGFESIELFLLKAKKSKTKAAGAGATGMVTQLSLGNQLQVVRWKCDDLDLVIFDLSHVNEALTQHGVKTVHGIIGADVLMKGKGIIDYYNHCLYLK, encoded by the coding sequence ATGAAAGACCTTCACGACATCCTGAAACAGGAAAAGTATAAAAAAATCAAGTTCAGGATTACCAAAACCCAGCATTTACTTATTAAAGCAAAAATCAATGGTGTCGCGGGAAATTTCATTCTGGATACAGGCGCTTCAAACAGCTGTGTAGGGTTTGAGTCCATTGAACTGTTCTTGTTGAAAGCCAAAAAATCCAAAACCAAAGCTGCCGGTGCCGGCGCTACGGGAATGGTAACGCAATTGTCATTGGGCAACCAATTGCAGGTAGTACGCTGGAAATGTGATGATCTTGACCTCGTTATTTTTGATTTGTCACATGTAAATGAAGCTTTGACACAGCATGGGGTAAAGACCGTGCATGGGATCATTGGGGCCGATGTGCTGATGAAAGGCAAAGGGATTATTGATTATTACAACCATTGCCTTTACCTGAAATGA